In the Pelmatolapia mariae isolate MD_Pm_ZW linkage group LG10_11, Pm_UMD_F_2, whole genome shotgun sequence genome, AAACTATATAAACTACTATATTTTATAAtagtttactttttatttatagaCTACATCTTATTTGACAATTATCACATATGGCTGAtgcttatttttaaaacaaaaatcttgCTAATTGTGTTTATATTATCAATACAACACGTGAGATATGCGACACCCTCATCTACAAACAGCTACTAGTTGCTCAAAATCCTTAAGCAACTCTAAAACATAAATGGGCTAAAAAGATTTAAGATTGTAAGTTGTTATTTGTTTTGGAATGTTTCCTTGTAGTAAAATCCTGTCTCCCTGACTCATGTTGCTTGATAGCTGTAAATGTATTACACAGATGGGGCACACATGTAGTCAAGATGAATTTTGGCCACATCTGGACACTACTTTCTAGATTTAAGCCTTCAGGCAAATACAGTTGATAATCTTTTCAAATCCTTTGTATTCTTTGGTGTAGTTCAGATTAATTTTAAGGATTAGGACAATCCCTGCATGTGCAATAAGTTGCAGCGGTGACTGATCAGCCCACTTCAGACAGATGAAACCTGCTGTTATGCTGATCTGCATCTGAGGTCACCTCGTGAATCACCTGAATATAAATAGAGGATGACCTGGCAGCATGAATAAGTAAATACATAGTTAAAGAATAAATATgttcttagtgcttattttcagattatattgttttatgtattttaataataaaggcCTGTAAAGCAAGCCCAGCTTTGACTCATAAaccaagtgctcagccagactgaaaaacaggaagtttagtgcagagctgcagaggcatattaataaaatacaggaaaccagacagaactAAGTAACACAGAAGGAGTTGTTTTTATCGAAACTATGTGTGACATGTAAAGGACCAAAATAACACATGATACACATTTTTGGTTTCTAATGCTAGAGATCTGCAAAATGGCTTTGGGCTGCGCATGTCCCTCTCTCTTCCGGAAGATGATTAAATAAACTAATTATAAATAGTTTGACTAACTGAGTCGTGTTCTCTCTATTCAGTAAAAGAATGACAAGAACCAGAATTATTATTTTGattgttgttttaaattaatttaaattacTTTAGAACGGAAGTTAGACTTCTAAGAAGTGCACAAGTTCAGGGGTGAGAACTTTTCACGACATACACAAAGTGAAAAGTTAATATACTGCACGTGTTGCACTGAATACATTTGTCAGCCAGTCAAAGAGGTGGATATGTAACCTCACCAATGTAGACATTTGCATCACTGCACGCTTAATAATGCAATTAAAACACTTAATGTtaacaatgtttgttttttttttattttgtgtcccAGTCTCATACTATGACTTGACAGTGTGATAGGGATCCATTAAGTTCAATACCCCTTTTACTTAACCATTTACCCTTTACCTTTTCTTACTGTGACATGCCAAAGTGTCCTGTGGAAAATGCTGTTAAGGAAGTACTAGAAGAAATGTTGCTGCTACTGAAAACCGattcctttctttttccaaaCAACCTGTTTGTGCCCTGTTTAAAATGTAGCTCCGacactgtgttttatttatctatCGTGCCAGTAAAGAATAATAGTTACTTTCttgttggtttaaaaaaatacctacatgaacattttcagtaaCCTACTTATCTGTTTGTAGGTATTAAAAGATTGTTGTAACAAATCCTGTGTAAACTTTGACAAAATGCTTTCTGACCTCAGTGCTCTGTCTGTGACACTCGTTCCCATGGGTTCCACCAACAACCATGTCATGTCTGAAGTCACATATATTACCTGTCTTTTTCACTATGATGCTTGGTTTGGTTTCTGAACGTCTACACAATTAGAGCCATTGGTTTACTCAACCACTCTGTTCTGTGTACACCAACTCTCCCCGACAATAAAGCATGAACTGTGTGCAATGTTGAATCATTGTTGGCCACATCACATCATCCATATCCACATTTTTCTGCAATATTTTTGGAATATTGTGAATATTATGTAATATTTTCTGCAATTTCAGGTTGCAGATAAATTCACTTTGATCCACGATGATCACTAACTGCTCATCACCCCCACCATCCCAAGAGGGGCCTCAGTGTCCACCTGAGAGTTCCTCTCAGGTGTTCGCTCCGGCTGAGCATGAGGTTCATCAACAGGACATCATCCAAAAAACTCCTCTAGAATCAGTAGAAGACACTTTGAAACCTCTGCACATGCATCGTAACAAACACTTTAAACGTTTGAGCTCTCAATGGCAATCAACCTTCAGGGGCAACATTGCTCTCTCTCCAACAGAGAAGCGGCACGGTGCAAAGAGCTTCAGGAGGTGCTGCAAGCTGCTGGGAGACGAACAGCCTCTATGTGTCACTACCAACAATCAGCGCCAGCGTTACGTCACCAAGGACGGCAAGTGCAGGGTTAATCTGGGGCACATTAAAGACAAGAGTCGCTTCATTTCAGATATTTTCACCACATTAGTAGATCTTAAATATCTCTGGTTCCTTCTCATCTTCACTGCCTGTTACATCCTCACATGGATGTCCTTTGGTGCAATCTACTTCTTAGATGCTTGGCTACGTGACGACATTGCACACGTCCACGACTCCCAGTGGCAGGCATGCTTTGAAAATGTGGATAGCTACCTCTCAGCCCTGCTGCTATCTCTGGAGACCCAGAGGACTATTGGGTACGGCTCCAGGAGGGTAACAGCTAATTGTCCTGAGGGTGTGGTGCTCCTGATGGTCCAGTCCATCACCGGCTCCATTATCGATGCCGTGATGGTGGGCTGTATGTTCGTTAAAATCTCCCGACCACAGCAGAGGGCCCAGACACTGATCTTCAGCAAACACTGCGTCATCTGCGAGCGTGACGAGAAGCTCTGCTTGCTCTTCCGCATAGGTGACCTTCGAGAGAGCCACATGGTGGACGCCAAGATCCGAGCCAAGCTGATTAAATCCAGGCAGACCAAGGAGGGAGAGTTCATCCCACTGGAGCAGTCAGAGATCAATCTGGGCTATGACACTGGAGGAGACAGGCTTCTCCTGGTAGAGCCCCAAACCATTGCCCATATCATCAATGACAGTAGTCCCTTCTGGGAGGTGGGGGCCAAGCGCTTGAAGAGGGAGACACTGGAGATTATCGTTATCCTGGAAGGCATTGTGGAGGCATCAGGTTTGTAGAAATGTTGTGCTTGTGCTGTTTAATACGGATACAGCTACGTTTACAACTTtgcatgtttgtcatttttgaaaAGAGCTAAGTATGTGTGTTATTATTAAACTGGGATTTTATTGCTTGTTGTGATGTTTACTGGTTGTTTTTATGATGTTACAGTAACATGTACAATAGTATAGATCTTCATAAAGCTGCTTTGTGGTAGTTTTTTGGCGTTGTTTGAATGGTTGGCAAACTGAAACAACTAAGAAAAAGGTTACTGTTCACTacctaaaatattaataaatttgTGTTCATAAAAAAACTTTATTCTTATGGCTCAGTGCTGGCTAAAGTCCTGCAAGCACAGAAATGCAGAGAAAAAGATGTGCTTTCATGTAAACTTGCACACAATAAAGTTATGTCCTGATAAAATCTGTCGGATCTTTTACCAATAAAGTGACCGGTTCCTAACCCGCTGATGCTTTTCTGCAGGTATGACATGCCAGGCAAGGACATCCTACACACAGGATGAGATTCTGTGGGGTCACCGATTTGCTTCGTGCATTTCCCTGGAAAAAGGGGCATTCCTTGTGGACTACAGTGCATTTGACAAAACCTTTGAAGTCCAAATGTCTCCACTCAGTGCAAGAAACAGAAGCCATGCAAAGGATGAGGAATCTACATTTTAGAAACTGAAAACAGGTCTTATTTATGGAAACTAAGAATCTGCAGTTGTAATAATTTTATCTACTTTCTTGATGTGGAAAGTTAATCATTTTGCTATGTAAGTAGGTGAACCGAGTAATTTTTAATGATCTATTAagttttaaagacaaacatggcCATCGATGACTTTCATACCTCTTTTTGTACAGCAGTTGTGACATTCTCTGAAGTAATGACAATCTTATTCATGAATATAAATCTCAGGGAGGCcataatttctgttgttttccttgTTGTATGTTTTGACATAATATGGTGTTTGATTTCTTTcaaatcaagtaaaaaaaaaaaatgttatcctCTTTTTTGTTCTTCATCTTTTAGTTGTTCCTTTTAGGGGGCACCACAGTGGATCCTCCTTCTCACCCTATCCATAGCATCCTTTTCTGTCACACCAATACCTATGCATGAATTTTCTCTGTGCTCTTCCTCATtttcagcatcctttgtccaTTATATCCACTGTCCCTTCTTCTGCAtttgtccaaaccatctcagacttgcctctaactttgtctccaaactgctcagccCTCCTGATattctcatttctaatcctgtcatTCTGctcactcccaatgaaaattTTTAACATCTTCAGCTGTCTCACTTCCAGTTCCGCCTCCTATCTTTTTCTCAGTGACACCAGCTCCAAGCCATatatcatagcaggtctcactaccatcttgtaaatctTACCCTTTACTCCcactgctatccttctgtcacaaatcacccctaaCACCGGCCTCCACCTATTCTACCTTGCATGCACTCTCTTTTTCACCTTTCTTGTGCCCTGTCCATTGgtttggatggttgaccccaggtATCTGACCTCATCCAGGCATTCTCTGGTAAACAGTCTGGTCAAAAAGTCCATTGCTCGCTCTACTAGACATCTCCATACCTCTATAGGTTGTCATCTGGACCATCCGGCTTTCCACTTTCATACTCTTCATAGCTGCCCTCAGTTCCTTTTTACTAATGATTCACCAACATTGCTTCATATGTCCTGCTCTCACTCTCATTTTCTCCATCCAGAAGTCATCACAGTACTCCTTCcaagaaaaaacatgtttaaataatATCATTAACATTCTGCTAAAAACACTTGTCTGTGGTCTTGTCTAGGTGAATAGAAGAGTAGAATGGCAAATCTAAATTTAAAGGTCCACCGTTGTTTGGTGATTTTTGAACTATGCGCTGTTGGACTCAGGCCGGATTATTTGCCCAGGGACTTTACCGATGTAATCTTGGTGGCTGTTTatgttcctccctctgctaACCCCACTGCTGCATTTGACATTAGCACTCTGTTATAGCCCAGTTACAGACTCAGCACCTGAGTGAGGGCAGATCCCATGAGTTAAATTTGTTTTCAACAGATTCGACACTGCAGTAAATGCTCAGCCCCCTACTGACCTACCTGTAGTTAGCCTGCAATCCACAGCCAAGCCactcactctctttctctctccacaTTGCACCATAAAATCTTGAGAAAATCCTGACACCCCTCCCACACCTATCGTTTTCGCTCGTGACCAGGTTCAAAGAGAACAGAGAAGACTCcactcaggcaagtctgctggaccagacagGGTGAGTCCCCTTGTCCTCAAGGCCTGTGCCCCCAGCTTTGTGGAGTCTTTCATTAACTGTTCATGGTGAATCTGAGCCCGCAGAGGGTCCCAGTGTGGAAGACGTCACAGcggcccccaggattacagaCCTGTGGCACTGACTTCCCACGTCAGACCCTGGAAAGACTCATCCCTGACCATTCCCAAACTATTATCAGGATCCCCTTCACAAACTGCATGCTATGTTTACTCCAGTTATCTTTGTCTTTATGTTTTATGGacaacagatggaaattagcccttGGCTATAATCTGGtatgtttacattcatgtaaattttttacatttatgttcattaacatgcactgtcctaaataaattaaattaaattaaattaatattaaaattgaattgatgatctgaaacatttaagtgtgaccaatatgcaaaaaatgaaaataataatcatacaTATATTTTACACAAGAGTTTACATTACATTTGTCCAAGGTTCAGCAAAAGGAAGATTAATTTAATGAGCAGTAACACTGGCGGCGTTTAACAGCCCCACCTCGGTAGATGGCGCTAATGCGCgtgaatacaaatataaatccAAGAAGTAATGTCGGAAGAACAGCATGATGGGATATGAGAGTCCTCCGGCGGCGCGTTGCCGCCATGTCTCctagagaaaaacatttattgctTCTCTCTGCTCTAGGCCTAGTTACTCTCGCTTTTTATTATATTCCCACTTTTCTTTATGTGACCTTAATTCTTGCAGTTTGTTGTATTGTCTGTTATTATCATAGCGGAGAACCGCTTCCCGCCAGGTTAGGCCCGAATCCTCGGGGTGGGCTAAACGTTCCGGCCGTACTGCGGCGCTGGCTGTGGAGCTGGGAGGCGACCGGCGTCTCGGTACCCGCACGGGGGAGAGCGAAGAGCAGCGGCAGCAACAAAGCCGAGCTCCGGGAATCAGAGGGACACTTAAGACAAAGACTCGCTGAAAGCGGCGTTTATCGAAAGGAATCCTTATCAAGAGAGTCTTTTCTTTTTAGCCCCCGGGATTTTCTCATGGGGAGTTACATCGGGAAACCGGAGAGCCCAACCGCCGACTCGGGGAGGCGGAGAGCCGTGAGAAATCCCCGAGAGCAGCTCCGGGAAAAGCTGGCCAGACCCAACCATGCCGTCTATACTCCAAACAGAAGGCTTTCATTTGCTGGGTATGTTCAGGCTAAAATCAAATCAATCACATCACGGTTTTACCGGCGTAATACAGCCCGGTCTTTTTGAATGGAGGCGGTTAAGTTGTTGGAATTCAAAAGGTTAAAGGTGCAGCTTGGCGGtttttaatgactaaccttcGAGCCGTCAGAGCGATCTCTGTAGCTCCACACAGCTATCCAAATGTGCTACACGTTACTACAATCCTATGCGTGTATATCTGTACAGGTTATGTCATGTGCAAGAGTTTCTCATTACAGTAATTTACTACTAATATAGTACCGGCATTTCCAATCTGTGAACAGTTATGACAGAAAACTTGAATTGTCGGCCATATAAATTACTTTAGAGCTGAAAAGCATATTTAGCAGGTTTGCTGTATTGGCAATGTAATAATGTATTTAGAAAGCATAACAAAGCATTAGACTTTTACCTGATAATGGGATTTATTTCCGCTATCGCCCCAACCATTATAGAGGCTGACAAATGGTATCTGACATGAAATATTATAGACAGGAACAACAGTTCACGTTTTCTGTAATATTAGTGAGTATTATATGTTGGGTTTTCCCAGAAAAATCTATTATGGCCATTTGTGGGATTACAAAAACACAGATGAAAAGCAGACTTTCAGACCCTTCATTTTGCCTTGGCCTCTAATTGTTCTGTCCTGCAGGGAGACACCGGGAGCAGCGAGCAGGTTCACCATCACACCCCAGCGCCA is a window encoding:
- the LOC134636976 gene encoding G protein-activated inward rectifier potassium channel 3-like, which encodes MITNCSSPPPSQEGPQCPPESSSQVFAPAEHEVHQQDIIQKTPLESVEDTLKPLHMHRNKHFKRLSSQWQSTFRGNIALSPTEKRHGAKSFRRCCKLLGDEQPLCVTTNNQRQRYVTKDGKCRVNLGHIKDKSRFISDIFTTLVDLKYLWFLLIFTACYILTWMSFGAIYFLDAWLRDDIAHVHDSQWQACFENVDSYLSALLLSLETQRTIGYGSRRVTANCPEGVVLLMVQSITGSIIDAVMVGCMFVKISRPQQRAQTLIFSKHCVICERDEKLCLLFRIGDLRESHMVDAKIRAKLIKSRQTKEGEFIPLEQSEINLGYDTGGDRLLLVEPQTIAHIINDSSPFWEVGAKRLKRETLEIIVILEGIVEASGMTCQARTSYTQDEILWGHRFASCISLEKGAFLVDYSAFDKTFEVQMSPLSARNRSHAKDEESTF